One window from the genome of Pseudanabaena yagii GIHE-NHR1 encodes:
- the xseB gene encoding exodeoxyribonuclease VII small subunit, with translation MTDLNDVKKNLEDLSFEEQMQRLEEIVEILDDGEAALDEMLALYEEGMQRSQYCREYLEKAEQKVTLIQNS, from the coding sequence ATGACCGACCTGAATGATGTCAAAAAAAATCTAGAAGATCTCTCCTTTGAGGAACAAATGCAACGCCTCGAAGAAATCGTGGAAATTCTCGATGATGGGGAAGCGGCTCTCGATGAAATGTTAGCGCTCTATGAAGAAGGAATGCAGCGATCGCAGTATTGCCGTGAATATCTAGAAAAAGCCGAACAGAAAGTTACGTTGATTCAGAATTCCTAG
- the xseA gene encoding exodeoxyribonuclease VII large subunit yields the protein MGSSKNAMTVANLTQAITLLLREEIGIVRVTGEISGFTTAASGHRYFTLKDESAQIDCVMWASRSLSFRPKNGMQVVVQGRLTVYAPRGRYQIDCDRMTAAGEGDLYLAFAALKEELAERGYFDPEHKRDIPSLPLKIGVVTSPTGAVIQDILSTLNRRSPHCQIYLCPATVQGETAPDEIAGAIATLQNTDADVLIVGRGGGSIEDLWAFNTLPVAEAIYHSRIPIISAVGHETDFTIADFVADLRAATPTAAAEIVSQCDRDTLLQQLDFWENSLTRSVQQEMQNYRQRLNSLTNSYALQNFSDRLHDRAQQLDEAEQSMQKSLIRHLRQSSTKLDRITAHLRSLHPLSPLHRGFALLKVGDRLLTNDQSLSEFAGTFAKVEIVRSSEIAQVSIEQVIEKAYDRPE from the coding sequence ATGGGTAGTTCTAAAAATGCGATGACAGTAGCTAATTTGACGCAGGCAATTACGCTTTTGTTGCGCGAAGAAATTGGCATTGTGCGCGTGACGGGGGAAATTTCAGGCTTCACGACGGCTGCTTCGGGACATCGCTATTTTACCCTTAAGGATGAGTCCGCTCAGATCGACTGTGTGATGTGGGCAAGCCGCAGTTTATCCTTTCGTCCTAAAAATGGAATGCAGGTCGTCGTACAAGGGCGATTAACGGTATATGCCCCACGGGGTCGCTATCAAATCGATTGCGATCGCATGACTGCCGCAGGTGAGGGTGATTTATATCTAGCCTTTGCCGCACTTAAGGAAGAATTAGCAGAACGTGGCTATTTTGATCCTGAACACAAACGCGATATTCCCAGCTTGCCCCTCAAAATTGGTGTCGTCACTTCCCCGACAGGAGCCGTAATTCAAGATATTCTCAGCACATTAAATAGGCGATCGCCCCATTGTCAGATTTATCTATGTCCTGCCACTGTCCAAGGCGAAACTGCTCCCGATGAAATTGCTGGGGCGATCGCCACTTTGCAAAATACCGATGCTGATGTTTTGATTGTGGGGCGTGGTGGTGGTTCCATCGAAGATCTCTGGGCATTTAATACTTTGCCTGTCGCTGAAGCTATTTATCATTCGCGCATTCCCATTATTTCCGCAGTGGGGCATGAAACGGATTTCACGATCGCTGATTTTGTCGCCGATTTACGAGCAGCAACACCGACGGCGGCGGCGGAAATTGTGTCTCAATGCGATCGCGATACGCTCTTGCAACAGCTTGACTTTTGGGAAAATAGCCTTACTCGTAGCGTGCAGCAAGAAATGCAAAATTATCGTCAAAGGTTAAATTCCCTCACTAATAGCTATGCTCTCCAAAACTTTAGTGATCGCCTCCATGATCGCGCTCAACAGTTAGACGAAGCCGAGCAATCAATGCAAAAGTCTTTAATCCGCCATCTCCGCCAATCCTCGACCAAACTCGATCGTATTACTGCCCATTTGCGATCGCTACATCCCCTATCTCCATTACATCGTGGTTTTGCGCTATTAAAAGTAGGCGATCGCTTACTGACTAATGATCAATCTCTCTCAGAATTTGCGGGGACATTTGCTAAAGTGGAAATCGTGAGAAGTTCTGAAATCGCCCAAGTTAGCATCGAGCAAGTAATCGAGAAAGCATATGACCGACCTGAATGA
- a CDS encoding RrF2 family transcriptional regulator has product MELSLKSEYAILAMLELANHFAIDQPLQIRQIANQQNIPDRYLEQLLATLKRQGLVKSQRGSKGGYILAREPWEISLLEIIQGIEGYDPITENNSKSGQESASLSVIREAWEAAQKAASHVLDSCTLKDLCDRQRQRQIATTMYYI; this is encoded by the coding sequence GTGGAACTTTCTTTAAAGAGTGAATATGCAATCTTGGCTATGCTGGAGCTAGCGAATCATTTTGCGATCGATCAGCCTCTCCAGATTCGTCAAATCGCTAACCAACAAAATATTCCCGATCGCTATTTAGAGCAGTTACTTGCCACACTCAAGCGTCAGGGACTTGTCAAAAGTCAGCGTGGCTCAAAAGGGGGATATATCTTAGCGCGTGAGCCTTGGGAAATTAGCTTATTGGAAATTATTCAGGGCATCGAAGGTTACGATCCGATCACGGAAAACAATAGCAAATCAGGGCAAGAGAGTGCGTCTCTGTCAGTAATTCGTGAAGCGTGGGAGGCTGCTCAAAAGGCGGCTTCTCATGTTTTAGATAGCTGTACATTGAAGGATCTCTGCGATCGCCAACGCCAACGCCAAATCGCCACCACGATGTATTACATATAA
- a CDS encoding PAS domain S-box protein, which translates to MNVTTLTPSELKLAIVRNPLVVTPNVMVTDAIAQMTNERSQCNVYAGINPIDEQHAELRSSCVLVVEDGQVIGILTERDIVHLSATYISLDHLIIRDVMASPVFTLQEENFTDILQTVNLLQHHHVRHLPVVDDQNCVVGLITHESLRQIFKPVNLLRLRIVADVMTQEVICAAPTSSMLEIAKLLSKNHVSCVIIVEPISPHTQNSSEHQLLRPVGLVTERDLVQFQGLGLNLSNCTAEAVMSTPVFAISPNDSLLSVQELMDRQLIRRLAVTGQQGELLGIITQSSLLQALNPLELYNLAEILESKVLRLEAEKMALLENRNTELEQEVEVRTKTLVTKAAREKLVAEIADHIRHSFNLQEILDICVAEVREFIKCDRVLVYQFQPDWSGIILAESVEDGVSASLGNQINDFCFHDRPIALYNQNQSILVNNIYAVGYSACHIEQLERYQVKANLVVPINLSGQLWGLLIAHQCNDYRHWLSDDAKLLQDISVHLAIATQQSLAYQQVQNQLAELTTWRNRYEAAERASGQMLYEYNYVNDAIVWGANAELITGYSPASMPNTFNNWLALIHPEDQAHFQQLVEPSFTNKTPFLGQYRIRHQAGHYIWVEDRNQWLMNGEGEGIGLVGMIADISDRKQAEEALKASEAHQRALLQAIPDLFMRANREGIYLEFASIPDRHRIVGNLADMRGTHVSETLSPEAAQQRMEFVERALQTQSLQTYEQDFSTEDNIHIEEVRVVPYNENEVLLLARDISDRKINELKLAKSEAHLQKIATTVPGMLYTLVQNPDGAVEFTYISPPAAEILEIDIAEALADSSLLLNQIHPDDLAGYIAAGEQSRANMQNFQHEWRIITPSGKIKWLQANAQIERLENQQVSWVGIVLDVTERKQAENDLKRTTQLFREAQRIAHCGNWEHNLIENTVYWSDEVFRIFEVAPQQTVSYEVVLNGIHPDDREIVDKTYTKSISDRIPYNLVHRLLMPDGRVKYVQAQCETLYANDGSPIRAQGTVIDITNLKVAELELASINAELEERVNRLAQERETRYRILMDGASDAIILADTQGYILEVNSKAEELLGYSRDELATMHFSQLHPPEDLPHLIKAFEQFTKQEIAQVFDVNFLSKNGEVIPVDISASVIEFDGKPIAQGIFRDIRDRKKIEQALRESEIRFRRVFESNIVGMMFTDFDGIITDANDRFLEMLGYTRAELEAKQINWATMTPPEYAQQDLEIIANLEKHRVNDPFEKAYYHKDGHLVYILLAAALLSEKDSSCVCLAVDISDRKQIEEQLQLQAKKKQLLFNITNAIRQSLNTEDILHTAVNEVRQLLEVDRVAIYRFQSDWSGEFIIESRANGWIELVGDDVNKIWEDTYLQETQGGRFRHHETMTVNDIYQAGLQPCHIDLLKQFQARAYVITPIFVGDRLWGLFAMYDNSKPHEWTALEVDLLEQIASQLAIAIYQANLYQQVQTELKIRQQAEAAIAQQLNQQRTLGAITQRIRESLDINEILATVTQQVKDVLQCDRVIVFRLYHDGRSQIVEERVSSEFASLKNQHWEDEVWSQEILDCYWQGQPRIVPDVMNDIWTDCLVDYSREGQIQSKIVAPILQELHDRENHRWVDASQGNKLWGVLVVHACQEKRVWQDAEAQVLQQIANQLAIAIQQASLFEQVQRELSDRQKAQQQLTRTNQQLALSNEELARATRLKDEFLANMSHELRTPLNAILGITEGLCEEVFGSLNDQQKNVLQTIEKSGNHLLELINDILDLAKIESGEVTLEVTSTNIRQLCQASVVFINQQALQKQLQLTLNIGSQLPDLIIDERRIRQVLINLLNNAVKFTPSGGRISLDVNLESNPSNNIDANINDSSHGNVKYWVTFTITDTGIGITPENLKKLFQPFIQVDSALNRQYEGTGLGLALVKRIVELHGGYVNASSEFGVGSRFMISLPYLADTLPSNLTQSSPEPVEPMSITDNNDDTIAPPLILLAEDNEANIVTISAYLQAKGYRLIIAKDGREAVDLVLSEEPDLVLMDIQMPSMDGIEAIKLIRSKNLLDLPIIALTALAMAGDREKCLEAGATDYMSKPIKLKQLATTIQQHL; encoded by the coding sequence GTGAACGTAACAACACTCACACCCTCTGAGTTGAAATTAGCAATTGTGCGGAATCCATTAGTAGTTACTCCTAATGTGATGGTCACAGATGCGATCGCCCAAATGACTAACGAGCGATCGCAATGTAATGTCTATGCAGGCATTAATCCGATCGATGAGCAACATGCAGAATTGCGCTCAAGTTGTGTGTTGGTAGTAGAAGATGGGCAGGTAATAGGCATTCTGACCGAACGCGATATCGTCCATCTCAGTGCCACATATATTTCCCTCGATCATCTGATCATCCGCGATGTGATGGCATCTCCAGTCTTCACCCTACAAGAGGAAAACTTTACAGACATCCTCCAGACAGTCAACTTACTTCAGCATCACCATGTCCGCCATTTGCCTGTCGTCGATGATCAAAATTGTGTTGTGGGTCTAATTACCCATGAAAGTTTGCGCCAAATCTTTAAACCCGTCAATCTCTTGCGTTTACGCATCGTTGCTGATGTGATGACCCAAGAGGTAATTTGTGCAGCCCCGACGAGTTCGATGCTAGAGATTGCCAAGCTGCTGTCAAAAAATCATGTCAGTTGTGTCATCATCGTCGAGCCAATTAGTCCCCACACTCAAAATTCATCTGAGCATCAATTACTACGCCCCGTGGGATTAGTCACAGAAAGGGATCTAGTGCAGTTTCAAGGATTGGGCTTAAACCTCTCAAATTGCACGGCAGAGGCGGTGATGAGTACGCCAGTTTTTGCGATCTCCCCCAATGATTCGCTATTGTCGGTGCAGGAGTTGATGGACAGGCAATTGATTCGTCGCTTAGCGGTCACGGGGCAACAAGGGGAGCTATTAGGAATTATTACTCAGAGCAGTTTGTTGCAGGCTCTTAATCCTCTAGAGCTATATAACTTAGCAGAGATTTTAGAAAGTAAGGTATTGCGTCTCGAAGCGGAGAAAATGGCGCTACTAGAAAACCGCAATACTGAGTTAGAGCAAGAAGTCGAAGTTCGCACCAAGACCTTAGTCACCAAAGCTGCAAGGGAAAAACTAGTCGCCGAAATTGCCGATCACATTCGCCACTCCTTCAATCTCCAAGAGATTTTGGATATCTGTGTGGCTGAAGTGCGCGAATTTATCAAGTGCGATCGCGTATTGGTGTATCAGTTTCAGCCTGACTGGAGTGGCATCATTCTCGCGGAATCAGTGGAGGATGGTGTAAGTGCTTCGTTAGGTAATCAGATTAATGACTTTTGTTTTCATGATCGGCCGATCGCTTTATATAACCAAAATCAATCCATCTTAGTAAATAACATCTATGCCGTCGGTTATAGCGCCTGTCATATTGAACAACTAGAAAGATATCAAGTTAAAGCAAATCTTGTTGTTCCGATTAACTTATCGGGTCAATTATGGGGACTATTAATCGCCCATCAATGTAATGACTATCGGCATTGGCTGAGTGATGACGCAAAGTTGTTACAGGATATTTCTGTACATTTAGCGATCGCTACTCAGCAATCCCTCGCCTATCAACAAGTTCAGAATCAATTAGCGGAATTAACCACATGGCGCAATCGCTACGAAGCCGCCGAACGAGCAAGTGGTCAAATGCTCTATGAATATAATTATGTGAATGATGCTATCGTTTGGGGGGCAAATGCTGAACTAATTACGGGTTATTCTCCTGCGTCAATGCCCAATACTTTTAATAATTGGCTAGCGTTGATTCATCCCGAAGATCAAGCCCATTTTCAGCAACTAGTCGAGCCATCCTTTACTAACAAAACACCATTTTTGGGGCAATATCGGATTAGACATCAAGCAGGTCATTACATTTGGGTGGAAGATCGTAATCAATGGTTGATGAATGGCGAAGGCGAAGGTATAGGTTTGGTGGGGATGATCGCGGATATTAGCGATCGCAAACAAGCAGAAGAGGCACTCAAGGCAAGTGAAGCCCATCAACGCGCTTTACTTCAGGCGATACCCGATTTATTTATGCGCGCTAATCGCGAAGGTATCTATTTAGAGTTCGCCAGTATTCCTGATCGGCATCGCATTGTGGGAAATTTAGCTGATATGCGGGGGACTCATGTATCAGAAACTCTCTCACCTGAAGCGGCACAACAACGCATGGAGTTTGTAGAGCGAGCATTGCAAACCCAGTCATTGCAGACCTATGAGCAGGATTTTTCGACAGAAGATAATATTCACATTGAAGAGGTGCGTGTCGTTCCCTATAACGAAAATGAAGTGCTATTACTCGCCCGCGACATCAGCGATCGCAAGATCAATGAGCTAAAACTTGCCAAGAGTGAAGCCCATTTACAAAAAATTGCCACAACTGTCCCGGGGATGCTCTATACCTTAGTGCAAAATCCTGATGGAGCTGTGGAGTTCACTTACATTAGTCCCCCCGCAGCAGAAATCTTAGAAATTGATATTGCTGAAGCCTTGGCTGATTCTAGTCTTCTCCTTAACCAAATACATCCTGATGACTTAGCTGGTTATATTGCAGCAGGCGAACAAAGTCGCGCTAATATGCAAAATTTTCAGCATGAATGGCGGATTATCACCCCATCAGGAAAAATAAAATGGTTACAAGCTAACGCCCAAATTGAAAGATTAGAGAATCAACAAGTTAGTTGGGTGGGAATCGTCTTAGATGTGACTGAACGCAAACAAGCCGAAAACGATCTCAAGCGCACTACTCAACTCTTTAGAGAAGCTCAGCGCATTGCCCATTGCGGAAATTGGGAACATAATTTAATTGAAAATACTGTGTATTGGTCGGATGAGGTTTTTCGGATCTTTGAGGTTGCTCCACAGCAAACTGTATCCTATGAAGTAGTTCTCAATGGGATACATCCTGATGATCGCGAAATAGTGGATAAGACCTATACAAAATCCATAAGCGATCGCATTCCCTACAACCTCGTCCATCGTCTGTTGATGCCCGACGGCAGAGTTAAATATGTACAGGCTCAATGTGAAACCCTGTATGCCAATGACGGTAGTCCTATCCGAGCGCAAGGAACAGTAATAGACATCACTAATCTAAAGGTGGCGGAATTAGAACTAGCAAGTATCAATGCTGAGCTAGAGGAGCGAGTCAACCGATTAGCCCAAGAACGTGAAACCCGCTATCGCATCCTCATGGATGGAGCCAGTGATGCGATTATATTAGCTGATACGCAAGGTTATATCTTAGAGGTCAACAGCAAGGCAGAAGAGCTATTGGGCTATAGCCGTGATGAGCTTGCCACCATGCACTTTAGTCAACTGCATCCTCCAGAGGATTTACCACATCTGATTAAGGCTTTTGAGCAATTCACCAAGCAAGAGATCGCTCAGGTATTTGATGTCAATTTCCTGAGTAAGAATGGAGAAGTCATTCCCGTTGATATTTCTGCTTCAGTAATCGAATTTGATGGCAAGCCAATCGCTCAAGGAATTTTCCGTGATATTCGCGATCGCAAAAAGATTGAACAAGCTTTACGCGAGAGTGAAATCCGCTTCCGTCGCGTGTTTGAGTCTAACATCGTCGGCATGATGTTTACCGACTTTGACGGTATCATTACCGATGCTAATGATCGTTTTTTGGAGATGCTTGGCTATACCAGAGCGGAACTAGAAGCAAAACAAATCAACTGGGCAACCATGACTCCACCTGAATATGCCCAACAGGATCTTGAGATCATCGCAAATTTAGAGAAACACCGTGTAAACGATCCCTTTGAAAAAGCTTACTATCACAAAGATGGGCATTTAGTCTATATTCTGCTTGCGGCGGCGTTACTATCTGAAAAAGATAGTAGTTGTGTCTGTTTAGCCGTAGATATTAGCGATCGCAAGCAAATAGAAGAACAACTTCAACTGCAAGCAAAGAAAAAACAATTACTCTTTAATATCACTAATGCCATTCGTCAGTCCCTGAATACTGAGGACATTCTCCATACAGCCGTAAATGAAGTAAGACAGCTATTAGAAGTAGATCGTGTTGCCATTTATCGTTTTCAGTCCGATTGGAGTGGTGAATTTATTATCGAATCTAGAGCCAATGGTTGGATAGAACTAGTAGGGGATGATGTTAACAAGATTTGGGAAGATACCTATCTCCAAGAAACCCAAGGTGGTCGCTTCCGTCACCATGAAACTATGACGGTGAATGATATTTATCAAGCTGGCTTACAACCATGCCATATTGACCTGCTAAAGCAATTTCAAGCCAGAGCCTATGTAATCACTCCTATTTTTGTGGGTGATAGGCTGTGGGGACTATTTGCGATGTATGACAATAGCAAGCCCCATGAATGGACTGCATTAGAAGTTGACCTATTAGAACAAATTGCCAGTCAATTAGCGATCGCGATCTACCAAGCCAATCTCTATCAACAAGTCCAAACAGAGCTAAAGATCCGTCAGCAAGCTGAAGCCGCTATTGCTCAACAACTCAACCAACAACGTACCTTAGGAGCAATTACTCAACGCATTCGCGAATCCCTCGATATCAACGAAATCCTTGCAACCGTAACCCAACAGGTCAAAGATGTCTTGCAATGCGATCGCGTAATTGTCTTCCGCCTCTATCACGATGGTCGCAGTCAAATTGTGGAAGAAAGAGTATCCAGTGAATTTGCTAGCCTCAAAAATCAGCATTGGGAAGATGAAGTTTGGTCTCAAGAAATTCTCGATTGCTACTGGCAAGGTCAGCCCCGCATTGTCCCTGATGTGATGAATGATATCTGGACAGATTGCTTAGTGGACTATTCCCGCGAAGGTCAGATCCAGTCGAAAATCGTCGCCCCCATCCTACAGGAGCTACATGATCGCGAAAATCATCGCTGGGTTGATGCTTCCCAAGGCAATAAACTTTGGGGGGTTTTAGTTGTCCATGCTTGCCAAGAAAAAAGGGTATGGCAGGATGCAGAAGCACAAGTACTCCAACAAATCGCCAACCAATTAGCGATCGCCATCCAGCAAGCAAGCCTATTTGAGCAAGTCCAACGCGAATTAAGCGATCGGCAAAAAGCTCAACAGCAACTAACGCGCACCAATCAACAATTAGCCCTCTCCAACGAAGAACTAGCCCGTGCGACCCGACTCAAAGACGAATTCCTCGCCAATATGAGCCATGAGTTGCGTACCCCTCTCAATGCGATTTTAGGTATCACCGAAGGTCTATGTGAGGAAGTATTTGGCAGTCTCAACGATCAACAAAAAAATGTCTTACAAACAATTGAAAAGAGCGGCAACCATTTATTAGAACTTATCAATGACATTCTCGATCTCGCTAAAATCGAATCGGGCGAAGTGACCTTAGAAGTTACATCAACCAATATTCGTCAACTCTGTCAAGCTAGCGTAGTTTTTATCAACCAACAAGCACTCCAAAAGCAATTACAACTGACTCTAAATATTGGTTCTCAACTGCCAGATCTAATTATCGACGAGCGTCGTATTCGCCAAGTCTTAATTAATCTCCTCAACAATGCTGTAAAATTTACTCCATCGGGGGGACGTATCAGCTTAGATGTAAATCTAGAATCCAATCCTAGTAACAATATTGATGCCAATATCAATGATAGTAGTCATGGTAATGTCAAATATTGGGTAACATTTACAATAACTGATACGGGCATAGGCATTACACCTGAAAATCTGAAAAAATTATTTCAGCCCTTTATCCAAGTTGATAGCGCTCTTAACCGCCAATATGAAGGTACTGGCTTAGGTTTAGCTCTAGTCAAACGTATTGTCGAGCTGCATGGCGGTTATGTTAACGCATCTAGCGAATTCGGGGTGGGCAGTCGTTTTATGATTTCACTTCCCTATCTCGCTGACACTCTACCTTCCAACCTTACCCAATCATCCCCAGAACCCGTAGAACCTATGTCCATCACTGATAATAACGACGATACCATTGCCCCGCCACTAATTTTATTAGCAGAAGATAACGAAGCAAATATCGTTACTATTTCTGCGTACCTGCAAGCAAAGGGCTATCGGCTGATTATTGCAAAGGATGGTAGAGAGGCGGTTGATTTGGTGCTCTCAGAGGAGCCAGATTTAGTTTTGATGGATATCCAAATGCCCAGTATGGACGGCATCGAAGCCATCAAACTAATCCGTAGCAAGAATCTACTGGACTTACCGATTATTGCCCTGACTGCTCTAGCGATGGCAGGCGATCGCGAAAAATGTCTAGAAGCAGGTGCAACTGACTATATGAGCAAACCCATCAAACTCAAGCAACTCGCCACCACAATTCAACAGCATTTATAG